In one Candidatus Zixiibacteriota bacterium genomic region, the following are encoded:
- the ilvC gene encoding ketol-acid reductoisomerase: MSAKINIAVVGYGSQGRAWALNLRDSGMPVTIGIPAGDASRKTALKDGFKDITSVGRAVESSHIIVFAFPDHLHGRAFKKAIEPYLRPKSALVFLHGYSIHFGTVIPPKITDIILLAPLGPGTAVREKYLAGESIGYFYAVHHNATGRARRVLDYLVRGLKIDRRTMIKTTFADEAIGDLFGEQAVLCGGLSQLIKMGFETLVESGIAPDKAYLEVAYQLDLIVGLIKDHGIEGMFHRISVAARYGSLLNGPRIIGPQAKSGMKKILAEIKSGQFAKKLNSLSPAEVKKLDTELRGLTDPLLEKSARKFSPIKSKKK, translated from the coding sequence ATGTCAGCCAAAATTAATATCGCCGTGGTCGGCTATGGTTCGCAGGGACGAGCCTGGGCCCTTAATCTGAGGGATTCAGGGATGCCCGTCACTATCGGTATCCCGGCCGGGGATGCCTCGCGCAAGACCGCCCTTAAGGATGGTTTCAAAGATATTACTTCTGTCGGCCGGGCGGTCGAATCATCGCATATCATCGTTTTCGCTTTTCCCGATCATCTTCACGGACGCGCTTTTAAGAAAGCCATAGAGCCGTATCTGCGGCCGAAAAGCGCCCTGGTGTTTTTGCATGGCTATTCAATTCATTTCGGGACGGTGATCCCTCCGAAAATCACCGATATTATTCTCCTGGCGCCGCTTGGACCGGGAACGGCGGTCCGGGAGAAATATCTGGCCGGGGAATCAATCGGGTATTTTTATGCCGTTCACCATAATGCAACCGGCCGGGCGCGCCGCGTTCTGGATTACCTGGTCAGGGGCCTGAAGATCGATCGCCGGACGATGATAAAAACGACCTTTGCCGATGAAGCTATCGGCGACCTGTTCGGAGAACAAGCAGTTCTTTGCGGCGGGCTGTCGCAGTTAATAAAGATGGGTTTCGAGACCCTCGTGGAATCCGGAATTGCTCCGGATAAGGCCTACCTGGAGGTGGCTTACCAGCTCGATTTAATTGTCGGTCTCATAAAGGACCACGGCATCGAGGGAATGTTCCATCGGATTTCGGTCGCGGCGCGGTATGGATCGCTTTTAAACGGACCGCGGATAATCGGACCGCAGGCTAAAAGCGGTATGAAAAAAATTCTGGCCGAGATAAAATCCGGCCAATTTGCCAAAAAACTGAATTCCTTATCTCCGGCTGAGGTTAAAAAACTGGATACCGAATTAAGGGGTTTGACTGATCCATTACTGGAAAAATCAGCCCGCAAATTCAGTCCGATCAAATCCAAAAAGAAATAA
- a CDS encoding peptidylprolyl isomerase has translation MKKIVWASLLLIIIIGVIAVIYLDIFNLSNSTETKIASIIAAEDTRRVDVSVVRGLTDLDPKVRVKAALAVGRIGDTETAGKLFDMLEDSVAEVATTAALALGLTGDKSFASRLLDLADNPDPEITAAIVRAAGYLSDSSMVDINTQIASFLDHVDHRVREQAAYALFRAGARDESGRLINTGRNDAVRPVQIAALYSLTRLGAAEAAEFYAEWLPDAEPFIRSLALKGLTLGHDETRVPIIAGSLNDRDNNVVSQAVGSLVSIGSVRAIRYLKDRYANETDEKLKVQLLEAFTQIKQGDIEEFVLDDLGEDTTTVNVWAAGIVYLAAIQGEKAIPLIDSLLDVEQSYLMTKIAEALGKIGGEAVLPRLNSLYNDSLADIRMAAFEQLCTVDPGNIDYYLKTSLHDNDPIVAAVAIDRIGQYQRNQFLPQLMTMMKMREMADINVRRSIAQAAGQFLGTESDSLAESLLYHCLLDKDYVVSREAALIYKKKLDQDKSAFISPPTGLYGERNIKSLYNRYRRNPAAVITTNRGTFEMELYFDIAPLTVANFIELAENEFYNGLHFHRVVPGFVIQGGDPLGNGWGGPGYMIRDEYSDLTIRRGAVGIATSGKDTGGSQFFVCLMPQPHLDSRYTLFGQVIKGMEVVDRIVRGDIIEKIVITTAPRE, from the coding sequence ATGAAAAAAATCGTTTGGGCTTCATTACTGCTGATTATCATCATCGGCGTTATTGCCGTAATATATCTGGATATATTCAATCTAAGTAACAGCACCGAGACCAAAATAGCTTCGATTATTGCCGCCGAGGACACCCGCCGCGTGGATGTTTCGGTGGTCAGGGGGTTGACCGATCTGGATCCCAAAGTCCGGGTCAAAGCCGCACTGGCAGTGGGACGAATCGGTGATACGGAAACAGCCGGCAAGCTTTTTGATATGCTCGAGGATTCGGTGGCCGAAGTAGCCACAACCGCCGCATTGGCTCTTGGTCTGACCGGAGATAAAAGCTTTGCTTCGCGCCTGCTTGATCTTGCGGATAATCCCGACCCGGAAATAACTGCCGCCATTGTCAGGGCGGCCGGATATTTATCCGATTCTTCGATGGTTGATATCAATACGCAGATAGCTTCGTTTCTGGACCATGTCGATCATCGGGTCCGGGAACAGGCGGCGTATGCCCTGTTCCGGGCCGGAGCGCGTGATGAAAGCGGGCGGTTGATCAATACCGGCCGCAACGATGCTGTCCGGCCGGTCCAGATCGCCGCGCTGTATTCTCTGACCCGGCTGGGTGCGGCCGAGGCGGCGGAATTTTACGCCGAGTGGCTGCCCGATGCCGAACCATTTATCCGCTCGCTGGCCCTGAAGGGACTGACTCTGGGGCACGATGAAACCCGGGTGCCGATTATTGCGGGGTCGCTCAACGACCGGGATAACAATGTTGTTTCCCAGGCCGTCGGATCGCTGGTCTCAATCGGGTCGGTTCGCGCCATCCGCTATCTTAAAGACCGGTATGCCAATGAGACCGATGAAAAATTGAAAGTCCAGTTACTCGAAGCCTTCACGCAAATTAAGCAGGGAGATATCGAGGAATTCGTTCTCGACGATCTTGGCGAGGATACGACAACGGTGAATGTCTGGGCGGCCGGGATAGTTTATCTGGCCGCGATACAGGGCGAGAAAGCGATCCCGCTGATCGACAGTCTGCTGGATGTGGAGCAATCATACCTGATGACTAAAATCGCTGAAGCCCTCGGGAAAATAGGCGGCGAGGCGGTTCTGCCGCGATTGAACTCGCTCTACAACGACAGCCTAGCCGATATCCGGATGGCGGCTTTCGAGCAGTTGTGTACAGTCGATCCCGGCAATATCGATTACTATCTGAAGACTTCGCTTCATGATAATGACCCGATCGTAGCGGCGGTGGCAATTGACCGGATCGGGCAATATCAAAGGAACCAGTTCCTGCCGCAGTTGATGACCATGATGAAGATGCGGGAGATGGCGGATATCAATGTGAGACGCTCGATTGCTCAGGCGGCCGGGCAGTTTCTCGGAACGGAGTCGGATTCGCTGGCCGAAAGTCTGCTGTACCATTGCCTGCTGGATAAAGACTATGTTGTCAGCCGCGAAGCGGCTCTGATTTATAAGAAAAAACTGGATCAGGATAAATCGGCTTTTATCAGCCCGCCGACCGGACTGTACGGTGAAAGAAATATCAAGTCGTTGTACAACCGTTACCGCCGTAACCCGGCGGCAGTCATCACTACCAACCGCGGAACATTCGAAATGGAACTCTATTTCGATATCGCTCCGTTGACCGTGGCCAATTTTATCGAGCTTGCCGAAAATGAGTTTTATAACGGTTTGCATTTTCACCGGGTGGTGCCCGGTTTCGTGATCCAGGGCGGTGACCCGCTCGGCAACGGCTGGGGCGGGCCGGGGTATATGATCCGCGATGAGTACAGCGATCTGACTATCCGGCGCGGAGCGGTCGGAATTGCCACCTCGGGCAAGGATACCGGCGGATCGCAGTTCTTTGTCTGCCTCATGCCGCAACCCCATCTTGACTCCCGCTACACCCTGTTCGGGCAGGTGATTAAGGGGATGGAGGTGGTCGACCGGATTGTCCGGGGGGATATCATCGAAAAGATCGTAATAACCACGGCGCCGCGGGAATAG
- a CDS encoding adenosine-specific kinase, with translation MKTKLIDIKIAPDQNMIFGMSHFIKTVEDLYEAMITGATGVEFGIAFCEASQDRLVRSDGNNAELIELAEKTAFDIACGHTFVIFMRNAYPINFLPRIKEVPEVCRIFCATSNPVQVVVAETDQGRGVMGVVDGQMPIGIEDEGHRQERHKFLRIIGYKR, from the coding sequence ATGAAAACCAAATTGATCGACATCAAGATTGCCCCGGATCAGAACATGATTTTCGGGATGTCACATTTTATCAAGACGGTCGAGGATTTGTACGAGGCCATGATAACCGGTGCGACCGGGGTGGAGTTCGGGATTGCTTTCTGCGAGGCCTCGCAGGACCGACTGGTGCGGTCCGACGGCAATAATGCCGAACTGATCGAGCTGGCCGAGAAAACGGCCTTCGATATCGCCTGCGGGCACACCTTTGTTATTTTCATGCGCAACGCGTACCCGATCAATTTCCTGCCTCGGATCAAAGAGGTTCCGGAGGTCTGCCGGATTTTCTGCGCCACCTCCAACCCGGTCCAGGTGGTTGTGGCCGAGACCGACCAGGGGCGCGGGGTGATGGGAGTGGTTGACGGGCAGATGCCGATCGGAATCGAGGATGAAGGTCACCGGCAGGAACGCCACAAATTCCTAAGAATTATCGGGTATAAGAGGTAA
- a CDS encoding T9SS type A sorting domain-containing protein: MFAFSLPQETAVSLNIYNVLGQRVITLVDSPIPAGDHQLTWDGYDCKGRLVTSGIYFARFIAGDFTCTKKIIMMK, encoded by the coding sequence ATGTTTGCCTTTTCATTGCCGCAGGAAACGGCTGTCAGTCTGAACATCTATAATGTTCTTGGTCAACGGGTAATAACTCTGGTGGATAGCCCGATTCCGGCTGGCGACCACCAGTTGACCTGGGATGGCTATGACTGCAAGGGACGATTGGTTACCAGCGGGATATATTTTGCGAGATTTATTGCCGGGGATTTCACCTGCACAAAGAAAATTATCATGATGAAATGA
- a CDS encoding S8 family serine peptidase: MAVIDEGVRNDHSDLYPRVFGDNEFAGGHGTKVAGIIGASTNNINLISGLSGNSKIYSGCIYELDYSEVADKIVVAVDIGAGILNNSWAFDPADQFIISVRSSMAYAYKMNRIVVCAKGNDDSSEPHYPSDYGQGIISVGAYGTDGRRAKFSNIGNGIDIVAPGDFITSLDAGSQDDWTRYFGGTSAAAPHAAGVAALLKSYDNTLYNDDIENIINLTAKDNKEDPAVIGYDDYTGWGNLNAKAAFDILQLPNMLAHLEADGGNQYSNTSAMTMVFFDIPNMADGVYIAKRYEVRKSVTFPHSYLESPHAWGRGVAARGYSAANPNFGMNYAGVIPESVTETSCVFRTWVYEIWTVSGTYVGWKPCAPEDVKFAYTVLGEYEVQKPAYFNVNNHFEHQAVRVCWSDPNPYEEGWILERKSATVPVWKVIDTIPNNDYDYVYYDDYYPIGGETYTYRVKPYTADQQNAPYSDEATVTTRPHRAEDIAVYATDFSYGVPTVTGCGDVPLKINTDLISAAKDIAGAPELISEEDENWHLLYGNDITARWIPSPHQKYPIVKYFIRLSHPHVTMGDIYDVGPDTCFYICPVDANSTYSVYVYGISSIGDTSLPDIQKCQHRQYECLPRKCNEKQ, from the coding sequence GTGGCGGTTATTGATGAAGGCGTCCGAAATGATCATTCGGATCTGTATCCGCGTGTGTTTGGCGATAATGAATTCGCCGGTGGTCATGGTACTAAAGTTGCAGGAATAATAGGCGCATCCACAAATAATATTAATCTAATATCCGGCTTAAGCGGTAATTCAAAAATATACTCAGGATGTATTTATGAATTGGATTATTCCGAAGTCGCAGATAAAATCGTCGTTGCAGTCGATATTGGAGCGGGCATTTTGAATAATAGTTGGGCCTTCGATCCGGCTGATCAATTTATTATATCGGTAAGAAGCTCTATGGCCTATGCTTATAAAATGAACCGAATTGTTGTTTGTGCAAAAGGTAATGATGATTCATCCGAACCGCATTATCCCTCGGATTATGGCCAGGGTATTATAAGCGTTGGTGCCTATGGAACCGATGGACGTCGCGCAAAATTTTCGAATATAGGTAATGGTATTGATATCGTGGCCCCGGGTGATTTTATAACTTCATTAGACGCTGGGAGTCAGGATGATTGGACAAGATATTTTGGTGGAACTTCAGCCGCCGCCCCGCATGCGGCAGGTGTGGCGGCATTGCTGAAAAGCTATGACAATACCCTGTACAATGATGATATTGAAAATATTATTAACCTAACGGCTAAAGATAATAAAGAAGACCCTGCTGTTATCGGCTATGATGATTATACCGGATGGGGGAATCTTAATGCCAAGGCCGCCTTTGATATTCTCCAATTACCCAACATGCTGGCCCATCTGGAGGCTGATGGCGGAAATCAATATTCCAATACGAGTGCAATGACCATGGTGTTTTTTGATATTCCGAATATGGCCGACGGTGTGTATATCGCCAAAAGGTATGAAGTCCGTAAATCGGTGACATTTCCGCATTCATATTTAGAATCTCCTCATGCCTGGGGTCGTGGTGTCGCGGCCAGGGGTTATTCCGCCGCAAATCCAAATTTCGGAATGAATTACGCGGGTGTTATTCCTGAATCCGTAACCGAAACCAGTTGTGTATTCCGAACATGGGTTTACGAAATCTGGACAGTGAGCGGCACCTATGTGGGCTGGAAACCATGCGCCCCGGAAGATGTCAAATTTGCCTATACCGTTTTAGGGGAATATGAGGTTCAAAAGCCCGCCTATTTCAATGTTAATAATCATTTTGAGCATCAGGCCGTTCGTGTGTGCTGGAGTGATCCCAATCCCTATGAAGAAGGCTGGATACTGGAACGTAAAAGCGCCACGGTCCCGGTCTGGAAAGTGATTGATACCATTCCCAATAATGATTATGATTATGTTTATTATGACGATTACTACCCGATTGGGGGGGAAACCTACACTTACCGCGTAAAACCGTATACCGCCGATCAGCAAAATGCACCGTATTCTGATGAAGCCACGGTAACGACCCGGCCGCACCGGGCCGAGGATATTGCTGTTTATGCCACCGATTTCAGCTATGGCGTCCCGACCGTTACGGGATGCGGCGATGTTCCCCTTAAAATTAATACGGATTTAATATCTGCCGCCAAAGATATAGCCGGAGCCCCGGAGTTGATTTCGGAGGAAGACGAAAACTGGCATTTGCTTTACGGAAACGATATTACCGCCCGATGGATACCCTCACCCCATCAGAAATATCCCATTGTCAAATACTTTATCAGATTATCGCACCCACATGTCACCATGGGGGATATATACGATGTCGGCCCGGACACCTGTTTTTATATTTGCCCGGTCGATGCCAACTCCACCTATAGCGTCTATGTTTATGGTATATCCTCAATTGGCGATACCTCTCTCCCGGATATCCAGAAATGTCAGCACCGGCAGTACGAATGTCTGCCCCGAAAGTGCAACGAAAAACAATGA
- a CDS encoding PD40 domain-containing protein has protein sequence MDVRKILFIIIPFLSVTMLLYSCDKNDDTIATPKPIRPSRAYPRWSPDGEWIAFIWNGYPDILPNGIHKIRPDGSDLQPILILNQYYILVDLAWSHDCNWLVFTAPGYGGNVFKIRSNGDNLTQLTYSGDIYTCDWSYSDSLIAYNRISNDSGGIWLMDPSGSNKRCFIEYGSHFDFTNGDSLFYITFLDWNHLDSSRMNFISVSDSTERLIYKWEKGKPYTTYYDPDVSPDGNNIVFSLDDDIRILNTIDKHITTLTTNSGVQPSWSPNGEYIVYCESGEPDFEAISGPLRIMRSDGGENHILVDFVELSVCSNSQKHQ, from the coding sequence ATGGATGTTCGTAAAATATTATTCATAATTATCCCGTTTTTATCAGTTACCATGTTATTATATTCATGCGATAAGAATGATGACACTATTGCTACGCCAAAGCCAATTCGACCCTCAAGAGCCTATCCTCGTTGGTCACCGGATGGGGAATGGATTGCCTTTATCTGGAATGGTTATCCGGATATATTACCCAATGGTATACACAAAATCAGGCCGGATGGCAGTGATCTTCAGCCCATATTAATATTGAATCAATATTATATCTTAGTGGATTTAGCATGGTCTCACGATTGCAATTGGCTGGTTTTCACGGCCCCGGGCTATGGGGGAAACGTTTTTAAAATAAGATCCAATGGCGATAACCTTACTCAACTTACATATTCCGGCGATATATATACATGTGATTGGTCTTATTCCGATTCGCTTATTGCATATAATAGGATTAGTAACGATAGCGGCGGAATATGGCTGATGGACCCATCGGGATCGAATAAAAGGTGTTTTATTGAATATGGCAGTCATTTTGATTTCACAAATGGAGACAGTCTTTTCTATATAACATTTTTGGATTGGAACCATTTGGATTCCAGTAGGATGAATTTCATATCGGTTTCTGATTCAACGGAGAGATTGATATACAAATGGGAAAAGGGTAAACCTTATACAACATATTACGATCCTGATGTTTCACCGGACGGCAACAATATAGTCTTTAGTCTCGATGATGATATCAGAATACTGAATACAATCGATAAACATATCACTACCCTGACAACCAATTCAGGAGTGCAACCGAGTTGGTCGCCGAATGGTGAATATATTGTGTATTGTGAGTCGGGAGAGCCTGATTTTGAGGCCATAAGCGGACCACTCAGAATTATGCGGTCTGATGGCGGCGAAAATCATATTCTTGTTGATTTCGTAGAATTATCTGTATGTAGCAATTCTCAGAAGCATCAATAG
- a CDS encoding glycosyltransferase family 39 protein produces MDLIDKIKTGLVDSNNRYPVIIFCNAIILRLIFLAVMLVSIDSSSIGRLFPDSITYVKAADNLFGFSEDGEFGLFLVGPGYPSIVGLLRVLFGNSVLPILLVQIVLSSLTCCLVYMLAHRLFKNEYLSLTSGLLVAFSITSIELANSILSETTFLFLFMVSLHLYFKAVTENRIALYIYSGLLGGAAVLIRSNILFFPLILLIIALIVPLAEPSENRKRIIKSSIITALIMAAMPVIWSARNLSKYDTFIISGTGIGAARAYLTMLVNFNAENRPQWEFKRVKDSLYNTTLPEINSADAEKYYLDAQDYVIETFKKYPAIFLTNYLSAVLDNVTAVSALHYHQIPRYEEFFKKIERYVYKGANSSVVLIFSLIGFVVLARCNLRYAIILFLIMFYFAIITGVTFWQGSRIFYPAIIAQSILVSAAILFFYDLIILLKNLICIGGKEKIPSES; encoded by the coding sequence ATGGATTTAATAGACAAAATTAAAACCGGTCTGGTAGATTCGAATAATCGGTATCCCGTTATTATCTTCTGTAATGCCATTATATTGCGGTTAATATTTCTGGCTGTGATGCTGGTTTCCATCGATTCCTCGTCCATTGGCAGATTATTTCCCGATTCGATTACATATGTTAAAGCCGCTGATAATCTTTTTGGATTCAGCGAGGATGGAGAATTCGGATTATTCCTGGTCGGTCCCGGTTATCCTTCCATAGTCGGGCTGTTAAGGGTATTATTCGGGAATTCGGTCCTTCCCATTCTGTTGGTACAGATTGTACTTAGTAGTCTGACATGCTGCCTTGTCTACATGCTCGCCCATCGTTTATTCAAAAACGAATATTTATCTTTGACCTCCGGCTTATTGGTGGCATTTTCAATTACATCAATCGAATTGGCGAACAGCATTCTTTCCGAGACGACCTTCCTTTTTCTTTTTATGGTATCACTGCACCTTTATTTTAAGGCCGTGACGGAGAATCGTATAGCGCTTTATATATACTCCGGGTTACTTGGCGGTGCGGCCGTTTTAATTCGCTCGAACATTCTTTTCTTTCCGTTGATACTCCTGATAATCGCTCTGATTGTACCGCTTGCGGAACCATCGGAAAACCGTAAACGGATAATTAAAAGCAGCATCATAACGGCCCTTATTATGGCGGCAATGCCGGTTATCTGGTCGGCGCGTAATTTATCGAAATACGATACATTTATAATTTCGGGAACAGGTATTGGAGCCGCCAGGGCTTATCTGACGATGCTTGTTAATTTCAATGCGGAAAATCGTCCTCAATGGGAATTTAAAAGAGTCAAGGATTCCCTCTACAATACTACCTTACCCGAAATCAATAGCGCCGATGCCGAGAAATACTATCTTGATGCCCAGGATTATGTAATCGAGACATTCAAGAAGTATCCCGCCATTTTCCTGACGAATTACCTGTCCGCGGTTCTGGACAATGTTACCGCCGTCTCGGCTCTACACTATCATCAAATACCCCGGTACGAAGAATTCTTTAAGAAAATCGAAAGATATGTTTACAAAGGTGCCAACAGTTCGGTGGTGCTGATTTTCTCCCTGATTGGCTTTGTGGTTCTTGCCAGATGCAACTTACGGTATGCCATAATCCTGTTTTTAATCATGTTTTATTTTGCAATTATAACGGGGGTTACATTCTGGCAGGGTTCGCGTATATTCTATCCGGCCATTATCGCCCAATCAATACTGGTCAGTGCGGCTATTTTATTCTTTTATGATTTAATAATATTGCTGAAGAACCTGATATGTATCGGCGGAAAAGAAAAAATACCTTCAGAGTCATAA
- the tkt gene encoding transketolase, which produces MVSRNNLDDLCVNTIRFLSADAVQKANSGHPGLPMGAAAPAYTLWNRFLKFNPADPHWPDRDRFVLSAGHGSALLYSLLHLTGYDLSLEELKNFRQWGSRTPGHPEYGLTPGVEATTGPLGQGLANAVGMAIAETMLAARFNRPEFEIVKHHTYVLAGDGDLMEGIASEAASLAGHLKLGKLVVLYDSNNITIEGTTGLTFTENVIGRFESFGWRTIKVNDGNRIDLIADAIEQARQDSARPTLIEIKTHIGYGSPHKQDTASAHGEPLGEEELRLTKEKLGWPADKMFYIPDEVRVHFRASVERGGKYQKEWQILFDKYTTQFPDLGREFKRVIDHNLTNQWDHDLSVFTAESGKIATRAASGKILNALAACLPEMVGGSADLAPSNKTLINDNSDYSPENRLGRNLRFGVREHAMGAVVNGLALHGGVIPYCGTFLIFSDYMRPAIRMAALSKLPVKYVFTHDSLGVGEDGPTHQPVEQLLSLRAIPNLLVFRPADANETSAVWKMAMTQTSRPAALALTRQKLPVLDLSLYPQLAEGVVRGGYILADSDRPGLTIAATGSEVHLALEAREKLAADDIQVRVVSLPCLELFAEQTEEYRNRIISPDLPLLVIEAGRSLGWKAYVGPKTEVIGVDTFGASAPGSEVLSRYGFNIENIYSRARKLVNDTTRAML; this is translated from the coding sequence ATCGTGTCACGCAACAACCTGGATGATCTTTGCGTCAACACCATCCGCTTTCTTTCCGCGGATGCCGTTCAGAAAGCCAATTCGGGCCATCCCGGCCTGCCGATGGGAGCCGCCGCCCCGGCCTACACTCTCTGGAACCGTTTTCTGAAATTCAATCCGGCTGATCCGCACTGGCCCGACCGGGACCGGTTCGTTCTCTCGGCCGGTCATGGCTCGGCCCTGCTGTATTCTCTCCTGCATTTGACCGGGTATGACCTTTCTTTAGAAGAATTAAAAAATTTCCGCCAGTGGGGAAGCCGCACTCCCGGTCACCCGGAATACGGACTGACTCCCGGCGTCGAAGCCACCACCGGGCCTCTTGGCCAGGGACTGGCCAACGCCGTGGGGATGGCCATCGCCGAAACCATGCTGGCCGCCAGGTTCAACCGGCCCGAATTTGAGATTGTCAAGCACCATACCTATGTTCTGGCCGGGGATGGTGACCTGATGGAGGGAATCGCTTCCGAGGCGGCCTCGCTGGCCGGTCATCTGAAACTGGGTAAACTGGTCGTTCTCTACGACAGTAATAATATCACCATCGAGGGTACCACCGGCCTGACCTTCACCGAAAACGTCATCGGTCGTTTTGAATCTTTCGGATGGCGGACCATCAAGGTTAATGACGGCAACCGGATTGATCTGATCGCCGATGCCATCGAACAGGCCCGTCAGGATTCCGCCCGGCCGACCCTGATTGAAATAAAGACTCATATCGGTTACGGCAGTCCCCATAAACAGGATACAGCCTCGGCCCACGGCGAACCGCTGGGCGAGGAGGAACTCCGCCTGACCAAAGAAAAGCTCGGATGGCCGGCTGATAAAATGTTTTATATCCCCGATGAAGTCCGGGTGCATTTCCGTGCCTCTGTCGAACGCGGAGGAAAATATCAGAAGGAATGGCAAATTCTGTTCGATAAGTACACTACCCAATTCCCGGATCTCGGGCGTGAGTTCAAACGGGTGATAGATCATAATCTTACGAATCAGTGGGACCATGATCTTTCCGTGTTCACTGCCGAATCGGGCAAGATCGCCACCCGGGCGGCCTCGGGAAAAATTCTCAACGCTCTCGCCGCCTGTTTGCCCGAGATGGTCGGCGGCTCGGCCGATCTTGCCCCCAGCAATAAAACTCTTATCAACGACAATTCCGATTACAGCCCGGAAAACCGCCTGGGCCGCAATTTGCGGTTCGGCGTCCGTGAACATGCCATGGGCGCGGTTGTCAATGGTTTGGCCCTGCATGGAGGAGTCATTCCGTACTGCGGGACTTTTCTGATATTCAGTGATTACATGCGTCCTGCGATTCGTATGGCCGCCCTCAGCAAACTGCCGGTCAAATACGTCTTCACGCACGACAGCCTCGGAGTGGGCGAGGATGGCCCGACCCATCAGCCGGTCGAACAGCTTCTCAGTCTGCGGGCCATTCCCAACCTGCTGGTATTCCGCCCGGCCGATGCCAATGAAACCTCCGCCGTCTGGAAAATGGCCATGACTCAAACCAGCCGTCCGGCCGCTCTGGCGCTTACCCGCCAGAAACTCCCGGTGCTCGACCTGTCTCTCTATCCGCAACTGGCCGAGGGGGTGGTCCGGGGAGGGTACATCCTGGCCGATTCCGACCGACCCGGCCTGACCATCGCGGCCACCGGGTCCGAAGTGCATCTGGCTCTCGAGGCGCGCGAAAAACTGGCCGCCGATGATATTCAGGTTCGGGTCGTTAGCCTGCCCTGCCTGGAATTGTTCGCGGAACAAACCGAAGAGTACCGTAACCGGATCATCTCCCCCGATCTGCCGCTTCTGGTGATTGAAGCCGGACGCTCGCTGGGGTGGAAGGCTTATGTTGGTCCGAAGACCGAGGTGATCGGGGTGGATACTTTCGGGGCTTCGGCTCCCGGATCGGAAGTCCTGTCGCGGTACGGTTTCAATATCGAGAATATTTACAGCCGCGCCCGCAAACTGGTCAACGACACCACCCGCGCCATGCTTTAA